The Porites lutea chromosome 11, jaPorLute2.1, whole genome shotgun sequence genome includes a region encoding these proteins:
- the LOC140951713 gene encoding aflatoxin B1 aldehyde reductase member 2-like, whose protein sequence is MASIPVKTSIGCMEFGRQICNQDETKEFIKICVDNGVYDYDTAFMYTGGKSEEFMGNTEYIHDSKMFIATKANPWNEKGLKYDSVLEQLNTSLKRLKKDSVDLFYLHAPDHNTPIEETLEAVNQLYKEGKFKYFGLSNYSSWEVAEVYYLCKMKDYPLPTFYQSVYNPVTRGVEGELFPCLRRFGIAFYAYNPLLGGMFTGKHRYEDRENNTIQYGRYNMEGAWAEIYRQRYWKKPLFDALDKLRKTLDRIYGEGKVSLVDATFRWMYHHSKLDGAHGDAVIIGASSTKQLIQNLKSTKNGPLHEDVVKVYEEAWQETKGDSMLYFR, encoded by the exons ATGGCCTCTATTCCCGTGAAGACATCAATTGGCTGCATGGAATTTGGAAGGCAAATATGCAACCAAGACGAG acAAAAGAGTTCATAAAAATATGTGTTGACAATGGCGTTTATGACTATGACACAGCTTTTAT GTACACTGGAGGGAAGAGTGAGGAGTTCATGGGAAATACTGAGTACATTCATGATTCCAAG ATGTTTATTGCCACAAAAGCCAATCCTTGGAATGAGAAAG GATTAAAGTATGATAGTGTGTTGGAACAGCTGAATACATCTCTTAAAAGATTGAAGAAAGATAGTGTGGACTTGTTTTACCTCCATGCTCCAGATCACAATACACCCATTGAAGAAACTCTTGAAGCTGTCAATCAGCTTTAtaaag agggaaaatttaaatattttggaCTCTCCAATTATTCCTCTTGGGAAGTA GCTGAAGTCTATTACTTGTGTAAGATGAAAGACTATCCCCTACCGACATTCTATCAGAGTGTTTATAATCCAGTCACAAG AGGCGTGGAGGGAGAACTGTTTCCTTGTCTGAGAAGATTTGGAATTGCTTTCTATGCTTACAATCCA CTTTTAGGTGGGATGTTTACAGGGAAACACCGCTACGAGGATAGAGAAAACAATACAATCCAGTATGGCCGTTATAACATGGAGGGTGCGTGGGCTGAAAT TTACAGACAGCGTTACTGGAAAAAGCCATTGTTTGACGCACTCGACAAACTCAGAAAAACGTTAGATCGCATTTACGGTGAAGGAAAAGTATCATTAGTTGATGCGACCTTCCGCTGGATGTACCATCACTCTAAATTAGACGGTGCACATGGAG ATGCAGTCATCATTGGAGCCTCTTCCACAAAACAACTGATTCAGAACCTCAAGAGTACAAAAAATGGTCCCTTACATGAAG ATGTTGTCAAAGTATATGAAGAGGCTTGGCAAGAAACAAAAGGAGACTCTATGCTGTATTTTCGCTGA